A portion of the Scylla paramamosain isolate STU-SP2022 chromosome 2, ASM3559412v1, whole genome shotgun sequence genome contains these proteins:
- the LOC135111216 gene encoding uncharacterized protein LOC135111216, translated as MSDEEIMTASQVELARRMAERQMAMQVATVRELMVWFVPFLASSYGFLYYGYRKTKSWVVMFPLIPITFGFGYQVHFAYGNKTNQIKTLAEKIMSTEVHMMAVPEWSSPSEAQQQAQQERMKEEYRTT; from the exons ATGAGTGATGAGGAAATTATG ACAGCATCGCAGGTAGAGCTGGCAAGAAGAATGGCTGAGAGGCAAATGGCAATGCAAGTGGCTACCGTTCGCGAATTGATGGTTTGGTTTGTTCCCTTCCTCGCGTCTTCCTATGGGTTCCTGTACTATGGGTATCGCAAGACCAAAAGTTGGGTGGTAATGTTTCCACTTATCCCCATCACATTTGGTTTTGGATACCAGGTTCACTTCGCATACGGCAACAAAACTAACCAAATTAAAA CCCTTGCTGAGAAGATAATGAGCACAGAAGTCCACATGATGGCAGTACCAGAGTGGTCCAGCCCCTCTGAAGCACAACAGCAAGCAcaacaagaaagaatgaaagaggaatatAGAACAACTTAG